The nucleotide window GGCTTTGGCTTCAGGCTCGTCAAAGTGTTTGAGGGCGCGAGCCACCCGTATGCGAATGTGCGGCAACTCCGAGTCCTTCAAGGTCAGGAGTTGAGATAGCGCCGCCGTACGTTGATGGGAACCGACCAGACTAATAAACCCATCGACAGAAGTCTCCTGGACGGTTTCGTCTTCATCGGCTACCCCGTGAATGCAGACTTCAAGCACTTCAGCATGACGTGCCATATCGATCAGCGCTGCCATAACGCTGATGCGCACCAGCCAGTGCTTGTCGCTCAAAAATATTTTGACCAGATCGGGAGCCGTACTGTCGCCAAACAAGGAAATGGAGTTAGCCGCTTCTGCCCGCACGTTGGGGTTATTATCTTTTAGAAGCTGTATCAGAATTGCGGACGATTCTGGGGTGTGGTAGATACCCAACTGTCTGGCTACAAACGATCGCACCACAAACTCTGGATCTTGAAAGTGGTTCTTGAGTAGGGGCAGAGCTACCTCAGCAGGATAATCTTTGAGTGCCACGATCGCCTGGAGGCGATAGTAAAAATCCTGCTTTTGCAGCTCGGTTTTGATTAGATCCAGATCCATGTCGGCAAATGGTAAAGCTCTTTAATACTTTAAGGCGCTATTGCGATCGTGTTGGGAAAACATCACAATGTTGACACGACTGTAATAACATAACATTGAGTAAGCGTATGGATAAACTCAAAATTCGCAAAGTAGGAAATTCTTTGGGGACGACCTTCCCTAAGGAAATAGTCAGCAAACTCAATCTGGCTGAGGGGGACATGTTATTTGTGACCGAAACCCATGATGGTATTTGTCTAACTCCCTATAACCCAGACTTTGAAGCGGCAATGCAAGCTTTTGAAGTCACGCGCAAGAAGTACCGTAACGCTTTGCGGCAACTAGCGCAGTGAACGAACCCAGGTGGATACCCGAAGGTGCAATTCGACTTATACACGATGCTTTGATCCGCGAACATGGTGGTTCCTACGGCATTCTCGATGCAGGTTCGCTGGCATCCACGCTAGCTAAACCTAAAAATTTATTTCACTACGGTCGAGATGTTACGGTGTTTGACCTGGCGGCTTCCTATGGTTATGGGTTTATCAAGAATCATTGCTTTGTAGATGACAACAAGCGAGTTGCGCTTACTGCCGTAGATATATTTCTGCAATTGAATGAGTTTGAACTGGTGGCAGATGAGGCAGAAGCAGCGGCATTTTTTCTGGATTTAGCTGCCTCGCCAGCCAACTCACCTGAAGCAGAGCAGGCAAACTTGTCTAAATGGATTGCGGCAAATGCGCGATCGCTGAATGAAACGTAAGC belongs to Pseudanabaena sp. PCC 6802 and includes:
- a CDS encoding type II toxin-antitoxin system death-on-curing family toxin; translated protein: MNEPRWIPEGAIRLIHDALIREHGGSYGILDAGSLASTLAKPKNLFHYGRDVTVFDLAASYGYGFIKNHCFVDDNKRVALTAVDIFLQLNEFELVADEAEAAAFFLDLAASPANSPEAEQANLSKWIAANARSLNET
- a CDS encoding AbrB/MazE/SpoVT family DNA-binding domain-containing protein — protein: MDKLKIRKVGNSLGTTFPKEIVSKLNLAEGDMLFVTETHDGICLTPYNPDFEAAMQAFEVTRKKYRNALRQLAQ
- a CDS encoding HEAT repeat domain-containing protein — protein: MDLDLIKTELQKQDFYYRLQAIVALKDYPAEVALPLLKNHFQDPEFVVRSFVARQLGIYHTPESSAILIQLLKDNNPNVRAEAANSISLFGDSTAPDLVKIFLSDKHWLVRISVMAALIDMARHAEVLEVCIHGVADEDETVQETSVDGFISLVGSHQRTAALSQLLTLKDSELPHIRIRVARALKHFDEPEAKAAILQLRQDPDHRVVGAAMEDLLP